The Raphanus sativus cultivar WK10039 chromosome 2, ASM80110v3, whole genome shotgun sequence DNA segment ATGAAAAGCTCCGTGAAATCTGAACTGCGGAGTAAGGAGTTCCAAAACTTGGACACACGGCGACATTGCGCTATCGACTTCGCCGGTAATCTCGAGAAGATTTCGAATATGAGATCAGTTGGGATCGTCTCTGAGTTTCCAATCGAGACCGGAGGAGACTGTGTACTGCGTCGGGATATCGTTAGAACGTCCTCAGCGGCGTGTTTCCGCCGTGTTTTCATAACCCTAGATTCTCCCTTGTAAAGTGAAAAGTAAAAGTTATCTTTACTCGGTAATTTGTAAATTGCAATATATAAAGGCTGAAGATATAAATTATTGAGATGTCTATGTAGgatttaaaacaaacaaaaaaagaacaaattgTATTATAACACATCATTATAGctaatatagtttttaaaaatattcatatttccaaaaagtattttcttttaaaacgaaattaatattatatataactttaactaacaaaataaatactaaTACTTGACAAATTACTTAAATAAACGGTAAATGttatagaaaaatggaaaatcaaaagcaaaatagtaataataacaaaaattctACCTTTTCTTAGATATAATAAATCTAATGTTAAAATAGTCAAAGTggaaaaatagattattttattatttttaaaaatgttaatatttccaaaagaataaaataaaaacgaaattaacattatatatataatttaaactaataaaataaatattaacattttacaaaatgcttaaaatgatatttattataGTAAAATGGATAATGAAAAATAGAATGAGAAAAAGTCTAGGATAGtactaaaaatgtttttgtcacaaatatagcacacaaggaaaaaaatgaccaaaatattttattaaaaaattaattgtcaTTTATACTTCTAGGGTTAACTAATtcaaactttagggtttagagttaaagaGAGTTTGGggattaaattttaaaattttataaaataaaaaataaatactaaaaatctaaaaataaaaataaaaatatgaaatagttccaaaaagtatttttgaattataaaaaaaaatttgaaaaaaaaaatttgaaaaaaaattccaaaaaataaaaatttataaaaatttccgaatatgaaaacatataatctgaaactgtaaaaaaattactatttttttttagattttattatttttatatatatttatacggtataaattttttttgaccttttaaataaaatattttggtcattttaaataaaaatgaccaaaatattttatttttatttttttttttatttttttttctgtgacaaaataaaatatattttggtcattttttttcttatgtgctATTTATGTGATAAAACATAGAAAATGCCTATTTAGGAGAATTTTGCCCTTGGTTGACAGAAAAAAAGGAGAATTTTGCCCCTAAAtagtaatattaacaaaaaaagttaCTTCTCCTTTCACAAGAGAAGgaaagtttaacaaaaaaaaaagactgaaaGTTCGGAGAGAGGTTTGTTGCTTCTCCTCCATTGCTACTGAGGGTGCGCTTTACCCTAAATGCATGGCATGAGTGGTTCTGACCTTGTAGGAAAATCAGTGCAAAAACCaacaatcaaattaaaataaaatcagtgCAAAAACCAACATCAAATTATATGCCATGAGTTATAGATTTTACGGTCGATGATCACGTTTGAAGTTAATTACTTATGTTTCTTGTATGTTTGTGATCAAAGACGTATTCAGTCAAGGACCTGTGGATATGTGTATATAGGAGAGGCCAGCACATCCGCTCACCATTTTGTTCAATGACCAACGTAAATGTTACTACTAAGCGAAcaacaaattatatattcacTACCTCCACATCTTCTCTGCGTAAAGAAATGTCTTCCACTGCTGCCACACAACAGACAAACATCTGAATTCAAGATAAGACTCTCATCAACTCTCAAACAAATGCCCCTCAGTTCAAACCCCAAATCACAACAAGAAGTTTAAGTGAAGGAAAGAGAGTGTTCCTGAATTAAACCACAACAGAAAGAGCTTTCATAATGTGAACATTACCAACACCATCTGAACAAGAAAATCAAACTTCGCAGCTGTAACACTTGTAATTTATCAGGACCTACCGCCCTTCTAGATTCAGTTAAACATGAAAACATATTTCCCTGATGGGAAAATAAAGGTCGAGAAATACAGGAAAATATGTGCACCAAAAACATAGAAACTTAGACCGCAAACAACAAGAACAAATGCCCTCGCTTCACAACAAGCTTAAATGAAGAAAGGAGTGTTCCTGAATCAAACCACAACATCAAGAGCTTTCATAATATGAAATTTACCACCAGCAACAGTCAAACCAAGATCACACGAGTGATCAACTTCACCCCACACCTGACCTCCTTTGCGTCTTTCCAGAGAAATCACAGCTAAAAAGACCTCCGTCCTTACTTGCTCCATACTCTTACCTCCTTTAGGACACACCAACGCCAGCTTCCCATCGTAACACAGAGAGTCTATATACCCAAAATCAAGCGTCTGAGCCAACAACTCTTCCACGCCTTTCACCACTCCCCAACACCTCTGCTTCGGGTCATACCATCTCAACTTGTTCTTACGAGAATCCTGGTAGTACAAAACATCGTCAACGACGCACGCCTTCCCCCACGGCTTGGAATGCAGCACCTCATCCGTTCCCCATTTGCTTTCCTTTGGATCGTAAACAAAGCTCTTCCGATGATTCCTCATGTACATCTTACCACCCATCACCACCGCATCCTTCCTCAAGTTAACTATCTCCATCCCTGTTGGCGTTTTCGTCGTCATCTCAGGCTCCCACGTTTGTGTTTCGGTATTCTTTGACTCTGAGTAGAAGTCATCACATCCAAAAACGTAGATCCTCCCATCCATAAAGGCGGCGACTGGTTCACACATGGGGAAAGGCATGCTCGGGAGGGGTTGAACAGTATGAGATCTGCAGTCGATGCTGAAAGCACTCGATGTCATCTTTACCCCACCAAACACGTATATCCTCGAACCTACTGCCACAACGCTTCTACAGCAAGGCAAAGCGGGATGCCCAGGGATGAGGGCCAAGCGGTGGTGGCCGATGCTGCGGGTATACAAACGGATATCGCTGTTCTCAACGTTACGGACTGAAACATAGAGACAGTGTTCAGCGCAACCCAAGGAAGATCGTCTCGCGTATACCTCAGGCGACGAAACGAGTGAGCGGAAGAGTTTCGAAACGAGGGAGACTGTTGGATAGTCGCGTCTCGGAACACGCGCTAAGATGTCAAAGGCGACGTCCTCGGGAAGTGACGTAATCGGATCCGACGGCGGTTGCTTCTCTGCCCTAGACATCGGTGGATTTAAGGAGACGAAAACCCTAACTGAATACGAAATTTATGAGTTTCCCTCTCACTGTTCCCATCGCTTCTGCTAAATCCTAAACCACCTCTTTATTTACAACTTAACCGGCTTTCAGTCTCTGGTTTATCTAACCCATCGAGTTTTTTTTAGTCTTGACGACCACAATAATCAAAAGTATTTCAAGGCAAACACATGActttactttttctttcttttgtggaaaaataataattgttttctGGCAAATTTCTGGTGGGGATCAGGAGATAACAAAGGGCTGCATTGGTTTGCTTGGAACCGTGTCTCAAAACCGAAGAGAGAAGGTGGTTTAGGTTTTCGAGGTCTTGAAAGATTTAATCAAGTCCTTTTGGGCAAACAAGTTTGGCGTATACTACAAGCACCAAACTGTCTTATGGCTCGTATCCTTAAAGCACGATATGTTCCTGACTGTAGTATTTTGGAAGCGACTCCAAAGAAACTTGCCTCATATGCATGGAAATCAATACTCTTTGGAAAAGAGCTTGTAGCTAAAGGTATGAGAGTAGTTATTGGTAATGGTACTACTACAAGGATGTGGTTAGATCCTTGGATTCCGGAACATCCTCCTCGCCCACCACGAGCACTAACTAGAGACCTATCCAATGTACCGGTATCCTCCTTCATGAATGCTGATAGAAACAGTTGGAATATTATGAAACTTGAAGCGGAGGTGGTTCCAGAAGATATAGATAAAATTCTTGCTATAAAGCTATGTTCAAAGGCAGAATTAGATCTACTGGGATGGAGCTATAATGAAGATGGCATCTATACTGTTAAATCTGGCTATTGGTTGAGCACACACTTACCGGATTATGACAATGGATTACCCATTTATGGAGATGTCAATATTAAACAGAGGATGTGGAAAACAGAGCTACCTCCAAAAATCAAGCACTTTCTATGGAAGCTTCTATCAAAAGCGTTACCTACAGGAAGTAATTTGAAAAGGAGACATGTTACCAGAGACTCGCTATGCAAGCGATGTTATTTAGAAGAAGAGACAGAGAAGCATCTGTTTTTCGATTGTCCTTATGCAGCACAAGTTTGGAGGGCTTCAGGTATTAATAATCTCATCATCAACAGCACTGTAACTTCTCTGGAAGAGAAGATTCAGACATGTCT contains these protein-coding regions:
- the LOC108832559 gene encoding F-box/kelch-repeat protein At4g38940-like; amino-acid sequence: MSRAEKQPPSDPITSLPEDVAFDILARVPRRDYPTVSLVSKLFRSLVSSPEVYARRSSLGCAEHCLYVSVRNVENSDIRLYTRSIGHHRLALIPGHPALPCCRSVVAVGSRIYVFGGVKMTSSAFSIDCRSHTVQPLPSMPFPMCEPVAAFMDGRIYVFGCDDFYSESKNTETQTWEPEMTTKTPTGMEIVNLRKDAVVMGGKMYMRNHRKSFVYDPKESKWGTDEVLHSKPWGKACVVDDVLYYQDSRKNKLRWYDPKQRCWGVVKGVEELLAQTLDFGYIDSLCYDGKLALVCPKGGKSMEQVRTEVFLAVISLERRKGGQVWGEVDHSCDLGLTVAGGKFHIMKALDVVV